The Trichocoleus desertorum ATA4-8-CV12 DNA segment ACGCAGAGCGGCTACAGACTGTCGAACTGCTTGCAAAGCTGTTGATCCTAGCCGTTTTGCCTCTGCTAGAAAGGCTTGCGCTTTGGTGGGGTTGGTTTGCCAAAGCTTTAAGGCTCCTTCCAGTTGAATATTCAACCCGGTGAGAGCGTGGCCGAGAGAGTCATGAATATCGCGGGCAATGCGGTTGCGTTCTTGCAGTGTCGCTTGGTCTTCAATCCGCAGGGCATATTGGCGTAGTTGTTCGTTGGCGATCGCCAGCTTTTCTCGGCTCTCTCGCTCCGCCAGCAGCGCATTAATCAAAAACAAGACCAAAATCAGGATCAGCCCAAATAGCAAAGCCGCATTCAACGTCAAATTGAGGATGAGAAACCGGATGCGATCTTGCACCATCGGTCGTCCGGGCAAATTCAGCGTTTGCATGCGGTAAAGCAGCGTCAGCAGGAAGGCAGAAAACGCCAGTCCCGTCACCATCAAGCGTCCGGGCAGCTTAAACAGCAAACAACTGCGAATGACTAAAACCAAATAGAGAAATGGAAACAGCCGAATTCCCCGTGGACTCAAGCCCCCCGCCAAAACAATTAGCCCAAACTCTACCCCCGTATACAGTAGCTTTTGTATGGCAGGTCGGCCTATCGGCATTCGCAGCCCCATCATCCAAAGGCCAGCGATACTTAGCAGCGTTGCTAGGGGAAATTGACGCACACGGGGCATAGGCGTGAGCAGAAGCTCTGACAAAGCTGCAACCCCCAGAAGGGCCCATTCTAGGTACAGCAAAAACGGAAACGGATGAGTTTGAACCTTTGGCAGCTTGCTCACATTCGAGGATGGCGAAAATCAATGGCGCTCCTTCCTACTCTAAGAGCACAGCCTCCTCTTGCACTACTAGCTGGGACTACTAGTTAGGGTTCTAAACTCTGTAGCAAAGGTGTCTAAAAACTAAAGTTCAGTATTCCCTTCCTCAATTTCCTGCTTGAGCCGCCACAGATCTTCG contains these protein-coding regions:
- a CDS encoding sensor histidine kinase, whose protein sequence is MMGLRMPIGRPAIQKLLYTGVEFGLIVLAGGLSPRGIRLFPFLYLVLVIRSCLLFKLPGRLMVTGLAFSAFLLTLLYRMQTLNLPGRPMVQDRIRFLILNLTLNAALLFGLILILVLFLINALLAERESREKLAIANEQLRQYALRIEDQATLQERNRIARDIHDSLGHALTGLNIQLEGALKLWQTNPTKAQAFLAEAKRLGSTALQAVRQSVAALRSDPLQGQALEMAIARLAQEFHRTTGILPTCEIELTRSLPLELKTAVYRIVQESLTNICKYAAASAVQIQVRTAKDILLLQIQDDGNGFEVNENTTGFGIQGMQERSLALGGHFTIASQPGAGCRILAKLPLPKLP